Within the Dolichospermum compactum NIES-806 genome, the region AAGTAATCAAGAGAGTAGCAATATAGCTAATACACATTAACAAACCATCCGATTCAATGGTGGCAACTGCTAACAGTAAAATTCCCACAGTCGGAATAGGATTGGTAAAAGGAATGGGGGAAATTAATAATATTGTTAACCAAGAGATGCACAGCCCATTAAATCGCCAAATCCAAGCATGATTAGCGACTGTTTGTAATCGGGGACGGGCAATTTTTTCTAATACCCTAGTGACGCGACGTAGATTTTGTAAGATGATTTTAGCGAAAGCGTTGGGAAATTTATAATTAGCAATTTTTTTGGGTAGCCAAGGTGTTCTTCTTCCTAAAACCATTTGCAATGATAATAATAAACAAGCACCACCTAAAGGACTACTCAAGCCTGGAGGCATGGGGAATAAAAAAGGTAATACTAGTAAGGTGATTACCAAGCTAAAACCCCGTTCAGAAGTTTCTGTCAGAATATCACCTAAAGTTAGCGGCTGTTCACTTAAACGTTCTAGAAGAGATTTAATTTCTTGAGAAAAGCGTAAATTCATAATTATGATTTTAATGATTTTTGTGATTCTTTATGATACAGCAAAATTCAGGAGTGAAAACCGCTAGATACTTGCTTATTGACAGATAGGAGTTTTGATTTTCATTTTTTACCTTGGTTACTGGCAACCTGCTGTTTAATTACATAAATATATAGTCAAGATGTCATCAAATAAATCAGGTAAATCATAGTTTAAGATGATAGTTAGGGAGCTAAAACAGCGATCGCTTGAGGAACAACCCGAAACACAGCCGGAGTATGAGTTGTGATTTCTCCATCTGTATTAATAGAATGGGGTCTGCGAGTGTATACTGTAATTTCCTGCCCTTCAAGGGCGCGAACATTTGGCGAATGAATATGTCGTCCTTGACGCATAGCCGGCAGCAAAGGCAGAATTTGCCACCAATGATCAATTTCTAAACTATAAAGATCCAGCCTTTGATCATCTATAGCTGCATCGTGAACTACAGCCATACCACCACCATAATAGCGACCATTACCTACAGCAATTTGCACAGTTTTAACATAAATTGATTCATCATTCATACGAATTTCTGCACTAAAAGGGCGAGATCTCCAAATTACTTGCAATGCAATTGCCGCGTAAGCAAATATACCCCAACGCCGTTTAATTTCCTTAGTTAATTGTTGAGTAATTTTTACACTTAACCCCAAACTAGCCACATTAAAAAAATATTTACCATTTACACAACCTAAATCAATCCTGCGTAACTTTCCAGAAGCAATAATTTGACACGCTTCCGTTAAAGAGTTAGGAATTCCTAAAGTCCTTGCTAAGTCGTTAGCAGTTCCTAATGGTAAAATCCCCAAAGGTAATTGAGTCTCGACTATCGCCTCAATAGCAGCATTCAGTGTACCATCCCCACCACCCACAATTACCAAATTTATTTCTTGTTGATAACGCCGAATCAGATCACCTAATTGATTTGGATGTTCTGTAGATTCTGTAATTATCTCTAAACCCAATTGATTTAAACAATTTATCGCTTCTTGGTAACGTTCTTGTCCTTGACGAGAATTACTATTTACTAACAATAGTGCGCGGAGACTCATTTTAGCTACCTTTTGTAGTTTGTATATGGCATTATTTACATCCATTTATTAAAAATCTCAGTGCAGGATGATCAAAAGGTTGAGACTTAACTGATTATAGAATACAGTAATATGGTTTTATCGGAATCCAGTTTGATTATTGAAAAGATCCGTAAGCTATGTTAGCGACAGCGTAACACACTAAACCCTTGCTAGTCCTGCGTTACGGATTTAATCTCATAGCGAAGTGCCATCCGCACCTGATAATACTTAATTTTGTTCATAAATCAAATAGTAATCCTATATAGCAGTCGTCAAGCTTATAGGGGTTTCCCCGCCCTCTATTTTATTGCATCCTAAAGAAAGATAACTGCTATAGTAATCATTATTTATTCCTTTTTTCTCCTCATTTCTATCTAAAGAAATATCTATTATTTAATAATATTTTGACTTGATTTTATTGATCTAGAATAGCGGCAGTTTTGCAACCCAAGATCAACATGAGTTCATCAACGATTTTACAAAACATTGAAAAACATCTTCCTCTAGTGGGAGATGTGCATACTAAAAGTCCAATTGCTTACAAAGCAACCCGTCTTGCAGTTAGTACAGTTAATGCAGTGCAAATGGCAATAGCCGAGTCTTATATCAATGGATTAGAAGTACCGGATGCTGTGTTGCGATCGCTTTTTGATAGTTGTATGCCTATCTTTTTTAAGTATTTTCCATCCCTGCTTGCACCCTATGAATGGGTATTAACAGAAACAGACCATACCGCCGAAGGTTCCCAGGAATTAATGAAGATTCAGTACGACTTACCTCAAGCTATGCTGAATACCA harbors:
- a CDS encoding lipid kinase, producing MSLRALLLVNSNSRQGQERYQEAINCLNQLGLEIITESTEHPNQLGDLIRRYQQEINLVIVGGGDGTLNAAIEAIVETQLPLGILPLGTANDLARTLGIPNSLTEACQIIASGKLRRIDLGCVNGKYFFNVASLGLSVKITQQLTKEIKRRWGIFAYAAIALQVIWRSRPFSAEIRMNDESIYVKTVQIAVGNGRYYGGGMAVVHDAAIDDQRLDLYSLEIDHWWQILPLLPAMRQGRHIHSPNVRALEGQEITVYTRRPHSINTDGEITTHTPAVFRVVPQAIAVLAP
- a CDS encoding exopolysaccharide biosynthesis protein, whose protein sequence is MNLRFSQEIKSLLERLSEQPLTLGDILTETSERGFSLVITLLVLPFLFPMPPGLSSPLGGACLLLSLQMVLGRRTPWLPKKIANYKFPNAFAKIILQNLRRVTRVLEKIARPRLQTVANHAWIWRFNGLCISWLTILLISPIPFTNPIPTVGILLLAVATIESDGLLMCISYIATLLITLLFGFIGYALWLAPNLLPAIFK